The Gammaproteobacteria bacterium nucleotide sequence GGCTATCACCTTATACAGCTGGGCTCGCCTACGGCAAATGATTTGTTGCGTGGTAGCCGCATCCATCACCGTAGCATTATCGATGAATGCCCATCAGCACCGCGTGCGACTTGCTGCGCTGCGGCTGATGCCTTGCCTATTGATTCCGATAGTGTCGACGTTGTGGTAATGCCTCATACCTTGGAATATGCCGTAGACCCACACCAGGTGCTGCGTGAAGTTGATCGTATATTAATCCCTCAAGGGCATGCTGTGATCATGGGGTTTAACCCCTGGAGTCTTTGGGGTGGTTGGCGCGTGGCGGCCAAGTTTGGCGGCCGTTTCCCATGGAACGGGCATTTTCGTAGCATCGCACGTATTAAGGATTGGTGTAAATTGCTTGGTTTTGATACGCTCTCTTGCCACCATTATTTTTATCGCCCACCCATTAAACACAACGGTATTATGAGCAAGCTGCAGTTTATGGAACGTGTTGGCGATCGTTGGCAGCCGCCTTTTGCCGCAGGCTATCTGTTATTAACACGTAAATGTGAATCTATGTTGACGCCAGTGCGGCCACGTTGGCCCGCACGCCAGCATTTGCTTGGTGCCAA carries:
- a CDS encoding methyltransferase domain-containing protein, with protein sequence MKRKQTVDEKSRELSRWYQQPLGQRLLAAEQDLLDQVLPELFGYHLIQLGSPTANDLLRGSRIHHRSIIDECPSAPRATCCAAADALPIDSDSVDVVVMPHTLEYAVDPHQVLREVDRILIPQGHAVIMGFNPWSLWGGWRVAAKFGGRFPWNGHFRSIARIKDWCKLLGFDTLSCHHYFYRPPIKHNGIMSKLQFMERVGDRWQPPFAAGYLLLTRKCESMLTPVRPRWPARQHLLGAKGLVRPAARGNVHYLYSNPKND